Proteins encoded together in one Argiope bruennichi chromosome 1, qqArgBrue1.1, whole genome shotgun sequence window:
- the LOC129971739 gene encoding ribonuclease P protein subunit p20-like — translation MEGTKKIRKSPKPNNEGENRTSRSNRADSFDSDYRIERRPTPRLPKRKNDVYVNQKTPFMGQFNKCKSLLNNEKEIIIHGLGAAVNTAVNLALQLKTFYSDTVTLEATTSTVDLIDDHHFSSGDYRAESRKNSAIHIKLAHVTASN, via the coding sequence ATGGAAGGtacaaagaaaattagaaaatctcCAAAACCAAATAATGAGGGAGAAAATAGAACTTCTCGTTCTAATAGAGCAGATAGTTTTGACTCAGACTACAGAATTGAAAGAAGACCAACACCAAGATTACCAAAGCGTAAAAATGATGTTTACGTAAATCAAAAAACGCCATTCATGGggcaatttaataaatgtaaatctcTACTAAATaacgaaaaagaaataataatccaTGGACTTGGAGCTGCTGTTAATACAGCTGTTAATCTTGCATTacaattgaaaacattttattcggATACAGTTACATTAGAAGCTACAACATCAACTGTTGATTTAATTGATGATCATCATTTTTCATCGGGAGATTATCGAGCTGAAAGTAGGAAGAATTCCGCTATTCATATTAAGTTAGCCCATGTGACTGCTTcgaattag